Proteins from a genomic interval of Danio rerio strain Tuebingen ecotype United States chromosome 4, GRCz12tu, whole genome shotgun sequence:
- the LOC100538121 gene encoding uncharacterized protein isoform X2, with amino-acid sequence MAFIKEESEDVRIKETFRVKHEDPEEQTGLMVLKQETQNLNEMEEKDQYGKHRDFIIEEKPTITRNTSHKKAKKTKPFICHCGKRFTQKSNLKVHMRVHTGEKPIACDQCGKGFAHKQNLTVHMRVHTGEKPFPCQYCGKRFRQLQNLKCHITAHTGEKPYTCPHCPKSFDRKKKCEKHKRVHTGEKPFACQQCGRSLASKDLLKKHLKIHSGERPYTCQECGKSFTETERLGVHMRIHTGERPYTCSQCGKSYTQKNCLDYHVRIHTGERPYNCTQCGKSFKCRTSQIRHMNIHTGEKPFACVQCGKSFAQEFHLRNHVICHSGAKPFTCDQCGKSFTRKDNLKEHKTIHTNDKSFICDQCGKGFTRKDYLSQHMKIHTKQIVCPRCGKSFAQKRNFNLHTARCSI; translated from the exons atggcgtttattaaagaggaaagTGAAGATGTGAGGATTAAAGAAACATTCAGAGTCAAACATGAAGATCcagaggaacaaacag GGCTGATGGTGCTGAAACAAGAGACTCAGAACCTAAATGAAATGGAAGAGAAAGATCAGTATGGAAAACACCGAGATTTCATCATCGAAGAAAAACCCACAATAACAAGAAACACTTCACATAAAAAGGCTAAGAAAACCAAACCTTTCATCTGTCACTGTGGAAAACGCTTCACTCAAAAAAGCAAccttaaagtccacatgagagttcacacaggAGAGAAGCCTATAGCATGCGATCAGTGTGGAAAGGGATTCGCTCACAAACAGAACCTTACAGtgcacatgagagttcacaccggagagaagcctttcCCCTGCCAGTACTGTGGAAAGAGATTCAGGCAGTTGCAAAACCTTAAATGTCACATTACcgctcacactggagagaagccgtacacCTGCCCTCACTGCCCGAAGAGTTTTGATCGAAAGAAAAAATGCGAAAAGCACAAAagagttcacaccggagagaaaccattcgcCTGCCAGCAGTGCGGAAGGAGCCTCGCTAGTAAAGATCTGctcaaaaaacacttgaaaaTTCACAGCGGGGAGAGACCTTACACCTGCCAagaatgtgggaagagtttcactgAAACAGAACGCCTTGGagtccacatgagaattcacaccggagagagacCTTACACTTGCTCACAGTGCGGGAAGAGTTACACACAGAAAAACTGCCTTGATTACCAcgtgaggattcacactggagagagaccgtacAACTGCACACAGTGCGGCAAAAGCTTTAAATGTAGAACCTCGCAAATCCGCCACATGAacattcacactggagagaagccgttcgCGTGTGTTCAATGCGGAAAGAGTTTTGCACAAGAGTTTCACCTGAGGAATCACGTTATTTGTCACAGCGGAGCGAAACCTTTTACATGTGACCAGTGCGGAAAGAGTTTTACGCGTAAAGATAACCTTAAAGAGCACAAGACCATTCACACAAATGATAAATCGTTTATATGTGATCAGTGCGGGAAGGGATTTACACGTAAAGACTACCTCAGCCAGCACATGAAGATTCACACGAAACAGATTGTATGTCCCcggtgtggaaagagtttcgctCAGAAGAGGAACTTCAACTTGCACACTGCCAGGTGTAGCATCTGA